GCATGCGCATCACCGTTCATGGGTAACTTGGAGTCGACTCGCGCAAGTGAGTGTGACCTATTCAAATGGACAGGGGTTGAACAGATGAGAaccattaaaacatgttttttgttcCAATTGAAGTTTAATACTGGCAAACTCACGGTTATCTCCTTGGTAAACGAGGCATGAAGGTAAAACTACCTGTTTGAAATGAACCAATGAAAACTAATAAACATATCAATCAATTCACAGCAGTCAGCTGAGATGCTGACAAGGCGCACCTGCCCAAATCTGTGAAGTTGGTGGTCAATCAAAGAACCATGGCGACAACGAACCACCAGCAGCAGCAACACTCACTTCCAGGTAATTTTGGATGAATTGAGTGTCAGTGTTTACAGATGGTAGTGAGCAATGTAAACCAAATGCATACAGACTTATGCACATTGTTTTCATCCGAATAGACGTGCGTTTCTATAGAAAAACCTTGTTTTTAAACGTGACGAGTTTAACCAATGTTTTTACAAAAACGTGGGTATTTCATCACAGAAGGCCAATTGAGGTGACGTTATGAATTGGGATGACAGAAAAAAAACTAATTAGGCCTACTGATGGTTTACCTTATAAAATATacatatgtatttattttattcgCAGGTTTTCCTGATGACAGTCTTGTTGAAAGTGGCCCCAGTAGTATGGATAAGCTTGCATTCAAATACATGGTGAGGAAATTCAAAGATGCAGTTGTATGCACATTTTGTATATTCTAGACGGTTAAAGTCAACGCCTGTAGCATAGGTAAACGTTATTGTGCCACAATTTTAAGGTGAGTAATATGTAATAGCTCTTCTTTCTTCCCCTATTTTATTGTAGGAGCTGTGTAAAGTGGAGTCCAGTACTGATTCCGAATCAGATGTCAGTCCAAGATGGTCTGATACCAGCACCATGGTAATAGTCTCATTGTATGTCCTTTTGACTGACAGTAAGTGTTATGGTAGGCAGTCTACAATAATTATGCTGTTAGCTCTCAAACTCTACCCTTATGAAAGACTGcagtctttttttgttgttgtatggaTAGGCAGCATTCATCCACGAAATGACTTCCGCTACACTGAGTTACGCTGACGCACAGGTGGTGGCCTCTTGTCTTCCGTAAACAAGCGCAATAACATGGAGATATGACTGTGTGGGAACACTAGACCTATCAATGTGTATCAATTAAACTTTTTTTCTTACTGATATGAAAGTTAAGTCCCTTATGCTTCCAAAAACTTACGCAAGTGACTCATGTCAATGTTCAGATTGAGCATCGTGCTCTTAAACGCCTTTGTGCAATGGAACTGAGTCATGACCAAGAACTAGCATGCCCTCACCTTTGATTCAAGTTAACCCTTATTTATAAGTTACCAGACTACAAAGTTATGAACTTGAACTAGTTTCTACAATGTTACTCTGATCAGGGATGTGGAAGTAGTGCGGCAGAGAGCAGACAACCCATTCAAAGGATGCTAACATGTTCACACAAGCCGGTGGGACGATATTCGTGGCTTTCTTTGGTAAGTAGGATTGCAATTCACAAGCATTGATGAGCAAATCACTTACATTCATACTATACTTAACAGTATAAAATACCCGTCTCGCTTCAGTCCTTGGACCCATATGACGGGAGCTCAGAAGATTCGGATGAGTCTATATCTGGCCCCAGGCGACCGAGGCAGGGGAGCTGCAGGTATTGGGGCAGGAGCCAAAGGAGGAACAATCACACTCCCACCCTCAAAGAAGTGATCAAAAGTGGTGGTCCAACAGAGCCTCATCTCATTGATGTCCAGATGAGGTCAGCAAGTGACTCTGAGCTATGGACATGCAGCCACATGGATACCATGTCATCCTGCAGCCACAGCAAGGGGCAGGGCCCTGTGGCAGAGACATCTGCAGACTCAGTGCTCACTACTAAATCTTCACCTTGCACACCTGTGTTTCCCACTTTTGTGGGGGCAGCAACCTCGGTCCCCAAAGTCCAGATACCAGAGAAATCTCCCGACAGTACTATCCCCCTCAGGGGTGTCTTCAAAAGGAAGTTAAGTCTTCCAGGAGCAGAGGCACTACAAGATTGTTACCACAGGAAGAAGCAGTGTGTCACCAAAATGGAGGCTGGGGATTCTCCTCCTGAGGTGAGCTGGTCCATGACCAGAAACACCCCCCTAGCCTAGAGACACTATTGCTTATACTTGCTTATCTACACAGGTGGCTAGGA
This genomic stretch from Oncorhynchus keta strain PuntledgeMale-10-30-2019 chromosome 29, Oket_V2, whole genome shotgun sequence harbors:
- the LOC118362248 gene encoding uncharacterized protein LOC118362248 isoform X2, with translation MATTNHQQQQHSLPGFPDDSLVESGPSSMDKLAFKYMELCKVESSTDSESDVSPRWSDTSTMGCGSSAAESRQPIQRMLTCSHKPVGRYSWLSLSLDPYDGSSEDSDESISGPRRPRQGSCRYWGRSQRRNNHTPTLKEVIKSGGPTEPHLIDVQMRSASDSELWTCSHMDTMSSCSHSKGQGPVAETSADSVLTTKSSPCTPVFPTFVGAATSVPKVQIPEKSPDSTIPLRGVFKRKLSLPGAEALQDCYHRKKQCVTKMEAGDSPPEVARSGFWTWS
- the LOC118362248 gene encoding uncharacterized protein LOC118362248 isoform X1 → MATTNHQQQQHSLPGFPDDSLVESGPSSMDKLAFKYMELCKVESSTDSESDVSPRWSDTSTMGCGSSAAESRQPIQRMLTCSHKPVGRYSWLSLSLDPYDGSSEDSDESISGPRRPRQGSCRYWGRSQRRNNHTPTLKEVIKSGGPTEPHLIDVQMRSASDSELWTCSHMDTMSSCSHSKGQGPVAETSADSVLTTKSSPCTPVFPTFVGAATSVPKVQIPEKSPDSTIPLRGVFKRKLSLPGAEALQDCYHRKKQCVTKMEAGDSPPEVSWSMTRNTPLA
- the LOC118362248 gene encoding uncharacterized protein LOC118362248 isoform X3, whose protein sequence is MDKLAFKYMELCKVESSTDSESDVSPRWSDTSTMGCGSSAAESRQPIQRMLTCSHKPVGRYSWLSLSLDPYDGSSEDSDESISGPRRPRQGSCRYWGRSQRRNNHTPTLKEVIKSGGPTEPHLIDVQMRSASDSELWTCSHMDTMSSCSHSKGQGPVAETSADSVLTTKSSPCTPVFPTFVGAATSVPKVQIPEKSPDSTIPLRGVFKRKLSLPGAEALQDCYHRKKQCVTKMEAGDSPPEVSWSMTRNTPLA